CCATACCGGCCGGTGTCGCGCAACTCGACCGTGTACGCGTACTTGATGTTGAGGGCACCGCGGGCCCAATCGTCCGACCCGCCGGCCGCCGGATACAGCGTGCTGCCGGACGGTCCGACCGTGTACCGCGAGCCACcgcttgcttgcaacatttgctgaaaaacaaaacaaaacccccggAAAAAGGAAGGTCAAAACCGTTTCAGCTAGTGACAAAAGAAAGAGGACTCGCGGTCCAAACACCGCTTACCTCCGCGGCTGCGTCGCCGACCCGCTTCAGATCGGCGTGGTCCGGCGGCACGACCCGATCGTACCCCCACGGGTACAGGATGTACTGGCCGTAGCTGTGGAAGGTGAGGAAGCCCTTCCAGTCGGCCGCCGACGACTGCATAAACTCGCTGACCGCTTTCGACTCCGGCTCGGAGAACGGGCCGGAGCCGGCGAAGATCTCCGAGCAGGGCTGCTTGGACGTGCCCTGGCCGCCCCACTTGTAGCCGTAGTTGCGGTTCAGGTCGACGCCCGCGCACGGCCCGTACTGCAGGCCGCCCCGGTTTTTGCGCCACAGCCGATCGTACTGGTGCGAGTGCTCGTACCCGTCCGGATTGTGCACCGGCAGCACGTACCAGTCGACGTTGCGCAGATGGTCGGGCTGGTTGTCCCAGtcctcgaccagctcgttCGCGATGTACGTGACCGTGGCCGGGCTGATCCATTCGCGAGCGTGAATGCCACCGTCCATCCAGATCGCCCGGTTGGACGGGTTGCCGTTCGAGATGCGCAGGACCTTCAGTTCTCGGCCCTGCACACTCTTGCCGATCGCTTTCGTGCTGCACAGGTCCGGGTAGGTTTGGGCCAGGTAGTCCATCCAGTCGTAGATGTCCGCCAGGCGGTGGTAGGCCGTCCACGTCATACGGTGCCCTGTGGATTATGGTGGCGAAGTGTAAAAAGACGTTAGAACAGGCTACGTAACGACTCAAAAGACTCGCTGTGAAGCTTGTTATTCCGCGGCAAACCAACCACTAGTTGTGCCACGAGTCGGAGTTGTAGTTATTTGGGTTGGCATCGTCCGGAGTTGACCGGAGTCGTgtggagtcgttcagagtcgtgtGGAGTCggtcagagtcg
The Anopheles arabiensis isolate DONGOLA chromosome X, AaraD3, whole genome shotgun sequence DNA segment above includes these coding regions:
- the LOC120905632 gene encoding carboxypeptidase B-like, coding for MNPIPVSRTVAAFVVSLVLLQCGSTHKLPAETASANAAPDAPEQPSVRASDAPAQPVKYDGAQLWRIAYDDQPKKNAVAELQDRFDASMWNYNATSVDIFVRGQQLKKAECFLRAANIPYEVVIEDMQRAIDTENPSLEETELWENRNGHRMTWTAYHRLADIYDWMDYLAQTYPDLCSTKAIGKSVQGRELKVLRISNGNPSNRAIWMDGGIHAREWISPATVTYIANELVEDWDNQPDHLRNVDWYVLPVHNPDGYEHSHQYDRLWRKNRGGLQYGPCAGVDLNRNYGYKWGGQGTSKQPCSEIFAGSGPFSEPESKAVSEFMQSSAADWKGFLTFHSYGQYILYPWGYDRVVPPDHADLKRVGDAAAEQMLQASGGSRYTVGPSGSTLYPAAGGSDDWARGALNIKYAYTVELRDTGRYGFVLPANQIKPTGDEAVAFVDIIAQEVAKL